One stretch of Natronobacterium gregoryi SP2 DNA includes these proteins:
- the hemE gene encoding uroporphyrinogen decarboxylase has translation MKELFEKAARGEPTERPPVWMMRQAGRYLPEYRELREDYTFLEAISTPEVAAEISLQPWERFQPDGIVMYSDILTVLEPLDFSYHLESGVGPVVENPVDEPGDTEREQGDVRDELWYVGDLLERLSAELGDRAAVLGFAGGPFTLAAYVCEGTPSRSFMQVRRLRAEHPEAFERLLEAFTDVLVEYVEFQVESGADAIQLFDTYAGLLSPTDYRELLLPYHREVLETVDVPTIMFARNVGGNLGLLEDSGADVVGLDWTVDLETAREELGDVAIQGNLDPALLYGDSDTVRERTRDVIDAAGDAGHILNLGHGVDRNTPVENVEAFFETAKKVA, from the coding sequence ATGAAAGAGCTGTTCGAAAAAGCGGCCCGGGGCGAACCGACCGAACGGCCACCCGTCTGGATGATGCGCCAGGCCGGCCGCTATCTCCCCGAGTACCGCGAACTGCGGGAAGACTACACGTTTCTCGAGGCCATCTCGACCCCAGAAGTCGCCGCCGAGATCAGCCTCCAGCCCTGGGAGCGGTTCCAGCCCGACGGAATCGTCATGTACTCGGACATTCTGACGGTACTCGAGCCGCTTGACTTTTCGTACCACCTCGAGTCCGGCGTCGGCCCGGTCGTCGAGAACCCGGTCGACGAGCCGGGAGACACCGAACGCGAACAGGGCGACGTCCGCGACGAACTGTGGTACGTCGGCGACCTGCTCGAGCGACTCTCGGCCGAACTGGGCGACCGGGCCGCAGTCCTCGGCTTCGCCGGCGGCCCGTTTACGCTCGCGGCGTACGTCTGTGAAGGGACGCCCTCTCGCTCGTTTATGCAAGTCCGACGGCTTCGTGCAGAACACCCCGAGGCGTTCGAGCGGTTGCTCGAGGCTTTTACCGACGTACTGGTGGAGTACGTCGAGTTCCAGGTCGAGTCGGGGGCAGACGCGATTCAGTTGTTCGACACCTACGCCGGCTTGCTCTCGCCCACCGACTACCGGGAGCTCCTGTTGCCCTACCATCGAGAGGTCCTCGAGACAGTCGACGTCCCGACTATTATGTTCGCACGCAACGTAGGCGGCAACCTCGGTCTGCTAGAAGACAGTGGAGCCGACGTCGTCGGACTCGACTGGACGGTCGACCTCGAGACGGCTCGCGAGGAACTCGGCGACGTGGCGATTCAGGGGAACCTCGACCCTGCACTACTGTACGGTGACTCCGACACGGTTCGGGAACGAACGCGAGACGTCATCGACGCGGCAGGCGACGCCGGCCACATCCTCAACCTCGGCCACGGCGTCGACCGGAACACACCCGTCGAGAACGTCGAGGCGTTCTTCGAGACGGCGAAAAAGGTAGCGTAG